A window of the Sphingobium sp. CAP-1 genome harbors these coding sequences:
- a CDS encoding conjugal transfer protein TraG, with product MPATKILWGQIIAVFLIVLAAIWSATQWTAAALAYQPELGEPWFMALGWPVYPPYAFFWWWFSFDAYAPGIFQTGAYIAASGGFVAVAVAIAMSVWRAREAKNAETYGSARWATEDEVRAAGLLGDDGVVIGKLGRAYLRHDGPEHVLCYAPTRSGKGVGLVVPSLLTWPASAIVHDIKGENWTLTAGFRAQHGRVLLFDPTNAASDAYNPLLEVRRGQWEVRDVQNVADVLVDPEGSLEKRNHWEKTSHALLVGAILHVLYAEPDKTLAGVAAFLSDPARTIEQTLAAMMATPHLGEAGVHPVVASAARELLNKSDNERSGVLSTAMSFLGLYRDPVVAQVTRACHWRVMDLVAGELPTTLYLVIPPSDISRTKPLIRLMLNQIGRRLTEELNQGNRHRLLLMLDEFPALGRLDFFESALAFMAGYGLKSFLIAQSLNQIEKAYGQDNAILDNCHVRVSFATNNEKTGERVSKALGTKTEMRAMKNYAGHRLSPWLGHLMVSRSETARQLLTQGEVMQLPPDEEIVMVSGVQPIRAKKAAYYADPRLAARIMPPPDPAASPPREVRPHDWTGLAATADPAEIAAIIRRQEDAANSGLRREPELPDHVAIVKETAPAPPAQEFSIVEDEPEDAARQAAARRRMQGIARQASLDPDDGIEM from the coding sequence ATGCCCGCTACCAAAATCCTCTGGGGCCAGATCATCGCCGTCTTCCTGATCGTGCTCGCCGCGATCTGGAGCGCCACGCAATGGACGGCGGCGGCGCTGGCATATCAGCCCGAGCTTGGCGAACCCTGGTTCATGGCGCTCGGCTGGCCGGTCTATCCGCCTTACGCCTTTTTCTGGTGGTGGTTCAGCTTCGATGCCTATGCGCCCGGCATTTTCCAGACCGGCGCCTATATCGCCGCGTCGGGCGGGTTCGTGGCGGTCGCGGTCGCCATCGCCATGTCGGTGTGGCGTGCGCGCGAGGCGAAGAACGCGGAAACCTATGGCTCGGCGCGCTGGGCGACCGAGGACGAGGTGCGCGCGGCCGGACTGCTCGGCGACGACGGCGTGGTGATCGGCAAGCTGGGCCGCGCCTATCTGCGCCATGACGGTCCCGAGCATGTGCTGTGCTACGCGCCGACCCGCAGCGGCAAGGGCGTGGGGCTGGTGGTGCCCTCGCTCCTGACCTGGCCGGCGTCGGCGATCGTCCATGACATCAAAGGCGAGAACTGGACGCTGACCGCTGGCTTCCGCGCGCAGCATGGCCGCGTCCTGCTGTTCGACCCGACCAACGCGGCGTCGGACGCCTACAACCCGCTGCTGGAGGTGCGGCGCGGCCAGTGGGAAGTCCGCGACGTGCAGAACGTGGCCGATGTGCTGGTCGACCCGGAAGGCTCGTTGGAGAAACGCAACCACTGGGAAAAGACCAGCCATGCGCTGCTGGTCGGCGCGATCCTGCATGTGCTCTACGCCGAGCCCGACAAGACGCTTGCCGGCGTCGCGGCCTTCCTGTCCGATCCGGCGCGCACGATCGAACAGACGCTGGCCGCGATGATGGCGACACCGCATCTCGGCGAAGCCGGGGTGCATCCGGTGGTTGCTTCGGCCGCGCGCGAGCTGCTCAACAAGAGCGACAACGAACGCTCGGGCGTGCTCAGCACCGCCATGTCGTTTCTAGGGCTTTACCGCGATCCCGTCGTCGCCCAGGTCACGCGCGCCTGCCACTGGCGCGTCATGGATCTGGTCGCGGGCGAACTGCCAACAACGCTCTACCTCGTCATTCCGCCCAGCGACATCTCGCGGACCAAACCGCTCATCCGCCTGATGCTCAACCAGATCGGGCGGCGGCTGACGGAGGAACTGAACCAGGGCAACCGGCATCGCCTGCTGCTGATGCTCGACGAGTTTCCCGCACTCGGGAGATTGGATTTTTTCGAGAGCGCGCTGGCGTTCATGGCCGGCTATGGCCTGAAATCCTTTCTGATCGCGCAGTCGCTCAACCAGATCGAGAAAGCCTACGGACAGGACAATGCGATTCTCGACAACTGCCACGTCCGGGTGAGCTTCGCGACCAACAACGAGAAAACGGGGGAGCGCGTGTCGAAGGCGCTCGGCACCAAGACCGAGATGCGGGCGATGAAGAATTATGCCGGGCACAGGCTCTCGCCCTGGCTCGGGCATCTGATGGTCTCGCGCTCCGAAACCGCCCGGCAGCTTCTGACGCAGGGCGAAGTCATGCAGCTGCCGCCCGACGAGGAAATCGTCATGGTGTCGGGCGTCCAGCCGATCCGCGCGAAAAAGGCGGCCTATTATGCCGATCCCCGTCTCGCCGCGCGGATCATGCCGCCGCCCGATCCGGCCGCATCGCCACCGCGGGAGGTCCGTCCCCACGACTGGACGGGGCTCGCCGCCACGGCCGATCCCGCCGAGATCGCGGCGATCATCCGGCGCCAGGAGGATGCCGCCAACAGCGGGCTGCGCCGCGAGCCCGAGCTTCCCGATCATGTCGCCATCGTGAAGGAGACGGCGCCCGCACCGCCCGCGCAGGAATTTTCCATCGTCGAGGACGAGCCCGAGGACGCCGCGCGCCAGGCCGCGGCGCGGCGCCGGATGCAAGGCATCGCACGGCAGGCGTCGCTCGATCCCGACGACGGCATCGAAATGTAG
- a CDS encoding CopG family transcriptional regulator, whose amino-acid sequence MRVRLNVYFPPELARQVSELAIRRRISRSAIVEAAVTSWMSPDGADRMEAAFARRLDRLSRQVQRLERNTGLTTEALALFVRFWLAVTPPLPDEDQAAAQVKGRKRYEGFVETLGRRYASGKSLLDEIPEDIAGRDGGSADT is encoded by the coding sequence ATGCGCGTCCGTCTCAACGTCTATTTTCCGCCCGAACTGGCCCGCCAGGTGAGCGAGCTGGCGATCCGCCGCCGCATCTCGCGCTCGGCTATCGTGGAAGCGGCCGTTACGTCCTGGATGTCGCCGGACGGCGCCGACCGGATGGAGGCCGCGTTCGCGCGGCGGCTCGACCGTCTCTCGCGCCAGGTTCAGCGGCTCGAACGCAACACCGGCCTCACCACCGAGGCGCTGGCGCTGTTCGTGCGTTTCTGGCTGGCGGTCACGCCACCGCTGCCCGACGAGGATCAGGCGGCGGCCCAGGTCAAGGGGCGCAAGCGCTATGAGGGTTTTGTCGAGACGCTCGGCCGGCGCTACGCCAGCGGCAAGAGCCTGCTCGATGAGATACCGGAGGATATTGCAGGTCGTGACGGCGGCTCAGCCGACACATGA
- the trbB gene encoding P-type conjugative transfer ATPase TrbB, whose amino-acid sequence MSVQSIRSEANMRGARMLRTALGPSIAAWLDDAAVIEVMLNPDGRLWVDRLGEGIGDTGMMLGAADGERIVRLVAHHVGVEVHARSPRVSAELPEGGERFEGLLPPVVAAPAFAIRKPAVAVFTLGDYAAAGIMSSAQADTLRQAVSARANILVAGGTGSGKTTLVNALLAEVAKTTDRIVLIEDTRELQCAAPNLVAMRTKDGVVSLSDLVRSSLRLRPDRIPIGEVRGAEALDLLKAWGTGHPGGIGTIHAGTAIGALRRMEQLIQEAVVTVPRALLAETIDLIAVLVRDGHGRRLAELARVEGLDAATGDYRLTPLITPQTGDLP is encoded by the coding sequence TTGTCCGTCCAGTCGATCCGATCCGAAGCGAACATGCGCGGCGCGCGGATGCTGCGCACGGCGCTGGGGCCGTCGATCGCGGCCTGGCTCGACGATGCCGCCGTGATCGAGGTGATGCTGAACCCGGACGGCCGGCTGTGGGTCGACCGGCTGGGCGAAGGCATCGGCGACACCGGCATGATGCTCGGCGCGGCGGATGGCGAGCGCATCGTGCGCCTGGTCGCGCACCATGTCGGCGTCGAGGTCCATGCCCGGTCCCCGCGCGTCTCGGCCGAACTACCCGAAGGAGGGGAGCGGTTCGAGGGGCTGCTGCCGCCTGTCGTCGCCGCCCCGGCCTTCGCGATCCGCAAGCCGGCCGTCGCGGTGTTCACGCTGGGCGACTATGCCGCGGCCGGCATCATGTCGTCCGCCCAGGCGGACACGCTCCGGCAGGCTGTTTCGGCCCGCGCCAACATCCTCGTGGCGGGCGGCACCGGCAGCGGCAAGACCACGCTGGTCAACGCGCTCCTGGCCGAGGTCGCAAAGACGACTGATCGCATCGTCCTGATCGAGGACACGCGCGAGCTTCAGTGCGCCGCGCCGAACCTTGTCGCCATGCGGACCAAGGATGGCGTCGTCTCGCTGTCCGATCTCGTGCGGTCCAGCCTGCGCCTGCGTCCCGACCGTATCCCCATCGGCGAGGTGCGCGGCGCGGAGGCCCTCGACCTCCTCAAGGCCTGGGGCACCGGGCACCCCGGCGGCATCGGCACCATCCACGCCGGGACCGCGATCGGCGCGCTGCGCCGCATGGAGCAACTCATCCAGGAGGCCGTCGTCACGGTCCCCCGCGCGCTGCTGGCCGAGACCATCGACCTTATCGCCGTGCTGGTCCGCGACGGGCACGGCCGCCGTCTCGCCGAACTGGCCCGCGTCGAAGGGCTCGACGCCGCGACCGGCGACTACCGCCTCACGCCGCTCATCACCCCCCAGACCGGAGACCTGCCATGA
- a CDS encoding TrbC/VirB2 family protein, with product MLDRLGHIGITAAGLLYAMPAHAGGSSMPWEAPLQSILESIEGPVAKIIAVMIIIVTGLTLAFGDTSGGARRMIQIVFGLSIAFAASSFFLSFFSFGGGALIA from the coding sequence ATGCTCGACCGCCTCGGCCATATCGGCATCACCGCCGCTGGCCTGCTCTACGCGATGCCCGCCCATGCGGGCGGATCGTCGATGCCGTGGGAAGCGCCGCTGCAAAGCATCCTCGAATCGATCGAGGGGCCGGTTGCCAAGATCATCGCGGTGATGATCATCATCGTGACCGGCCTGACCCTGGCCTTCGGCGATACGTCGGGCGGGGCGCGGCGAATGATCCAGATCGTGTTCGGCCTCAGTATCGCGTTCGCGGCCAGCTCCTTCTTTTTGAGCTTCTTCTCGTTCGGCGGCGGGGCGCTGATCGCATGA
- a CDS encoding VirB3 family type IV secretion system protein: MTGAADHGEPIAGYFAPVHRALTEPILLGGAPRSLAIVNGTLAGAIGLGLRLWIAGLALWAIGHALSVWAARRDPQFVDVARRHLRYPTWMRP; encoded by the coding sequence ATGACGGGCGCGGCCGATCACGGCGAGCCCATCGCGGGCTATTTCGCGCCGGTCCATCGGGCGCTGACCGAGCCGATATTGCTCGGTGGCGCCCCGCGTTCGCTCGCCATCGTCAATGGGACGTTGGCGGGCGCGATCGGCCTGGGCCTGCGCCTCTGGATCGCGGGCCTCGCCCTCTGGGCCATCGGTCACGCGCTCTCGGTCTGGGCGGCGCGGCGCGACCCGCAATTCGTGGACGTGGCCCGCCGCCACCTCCGCTATCCGACGTGGATGCGGCCATGA
- the trbE gene encoding conjugal transfer protein TrbE codes for MMSLREYRNHAAHLADFLPWAALVGEGVVLNKDGSFQRTAKFRGPDLDSATPAELVATTARLNNALRRLGSGWAIFVEAQRTPALDYPESDFPDPVSALVDMERREQFREEGAHFESGYYLTLLWMPPAEDAARAETWLYEGRSGTGVDPWELLKGFTDRGDRVLNLVEGFVPEVRWLDDAETLTWLHSTISTRRQRVRVPETPMHLDALLADEPLTGGLEPRLGDHHLRTLTITGFPSVTFPGLLDELNRLAFEYRWSTRAIMLDKTDATKLLTRIRRQWFAKRKSVAAILKEVMTNEASTLLDSDASNKALDADTALQELGADYAGMAYVTATVTVWDRDPAIAAEKLRLAEKIIQGRDFTVIPEGMNAIEAWLGSLPGHTYANVRQPPVSTLNLAHLIPLSAVWAGPERDEHFGQPPLLYARTEGSTPFRFSLHVGDVGHTLIVGPTGSGKSVLLALMAMQFRRYAGAQVFAFDFGGSIRAAALGMGGDWQDLGGMLADEAGDGVQLQPLARIDDPAERAWAAEWLAAILASENVTVDPQAKDHLWSALTSLATAPVAERTLTGLAVLLQSQQLKQALAPWCVGGAWGRLLDAESERLGDAAIQAFETEGLMESGAAPAVLSYLFHRVAGRLDGSPTLVIIDEGWLALGSPAFAKQLSEWLVTLRKKNASVIFATQSLAQIEGSPIAPAIVESCPTRILLPNERAAEPQIAVIYERFGLNARQIEILSRATPKRDYYCQSRRGNRLFELGLGEVALAFAASSSKTDQLAIAGIIETHGVDAFAAEWLRHRGCAWAVELLPEAHRHPHQELPL; via the coding sequence ATGATGAGCCTGCGCGAATACAGGAACCACGCCGCGCATCTGGCCGACTTCCTGCCCTGGGCCGCGTTGGTCGGCGAGGGCGTCGTTCTGAATAAGGACGGGAGTTTCCAGAGGACGGCGAAGTTTCGCGGCCCCGATCTTGACAGCGCGACGCCGGCCGAGCTGGTCGCCACCACCGCGCGGCTCAACAATGCGCTGCGCCGGCTGGGCTCGGGCTGGGCGATCTTCGTCGAGGCGCAGCGCACGCCCGCGCTCGACTACCCGGAATCCGATTTCCCCGATCCCGTCTCGGCGCTGGTCGACATGGAACGCCGGGAGCAGTTCCGCGAGGAAGGCGCGCATTTCGAGAGCGGCTATTATCTGACGCTGCTCTGGATGCCCCCGGCCGAGGACGCCGCCCGCGCCGAAACCTGGCTCTATGAAGGCCGTTCCGGCACGGGCGTCGATCCGTGGGAGTTGCTCAAGGGCTTCACCGACCGCGGCGATCGCGTTCTCAATCTGGTCGAGGGCTTCGTGCCCGAGGTCCGCTGGCTCGATGACGCCGAGACGCTGACCTGGCTGCACAGCACGATCTCGACCCGTCGCCAGCGCGTGCGCGTGCCCGAGACGCCGATGCACCTCGATGCGCTGCTCGCCGACGAGCCGCTGACCGGCGGGCTCGAACCCCGTCTGGGCGACCATCATCTCCGCACGCTCACCATCACCGGATTCCCCAGCGTCACCTTTCCCGGCCTGCTCGACGAGCTGAACCGGCTCGCTTTCGAGTATCGCTGGTCGACGCGGGCGATCATGCTGGACAAGACCGATGCGACGAAGCTGCTGACCCGCATCCGCCGCCAGTGGTTCGCCAAGCGCAAGAGCGTCGCGGCGATCCTCAAGGAAGTCATGACCAACGAGGCATCGACGCTGCTCGACAGCGACGCCTCCAACAAAGCCCTGGACGCCGACACCGCCCTGCAGGAGCTGGGCGCCGACTATGCCGGCATGGCCTATGTCACCGCCACGGTGACGGTGTGGGATCGCGATCCCGCGATTGCCGCCGAGAAGCTGCGGCTGGCCGAGAAGATCATCCAGGGCCGCGACTTCACGGTGATCCCCGAGGGGATGAACGCCATAGAAGCGTGGCTCGGCTCACTTCCGGGCCACACCTACGCCAACGTCCGCCAGCCCCCGGTCTCCACCCTCAATCTCGCCCACCTGATCCCCCTGTCAGCGGTATGGGCGGGGCCGGAACGGGACGAGCATTTCGGACAGCCCCCTTTGCTCTACGCGAGGACCGAAGGCTCGACCCCGTTCCGGTTTTCCCTCCACGTCGGCGATGTCGGCCACACCCTGATCGTCGGGCCGACCGGCTCGGGCAAGTCGGTGCTGCTCGCGCTGATGGCGATGCAGTTCCGCCGCTATGCGGGGGCGCAGGTCTTCGCGTTCGACTTTGGCGGCAGCATCCGCGCCGCCGCGCTCGGCATGGGCGGCGACTGGCAGGATTTGGGCGGAATGCTCGCCGACGAGGCCGGCGATGGTGTCCAGCTTCAGCCGCTCGCCCGGATCGACGATCCGGCCGAGCGCGCCTGGGCCGCCGAATGGCTGGCCGCGATCCTCGCCAGCGAGAACGTCACCGTCGATCCGCAGGCGAAGGACCATCTCTGGTCGGCGCTGACCTCGCTCGCCACCGCGCCGGTCGCGGAACGCACCCTGACCGGGCTCGCCGTTCTCCTCCAGAGCCAGCAGCTCAAGCAGGCATTGGCGCCGTGGTGCGTGGGTGGCGCCTGGGGCCGACTGCTCGACGCCGAGAGCGAACGGCTCGGCGACGCGGCGATCCAGGCGTTCGAGACCGAAGGATTGATGGAAAGCGGCGCGGCGCCGGCCGTGCTCTCTTATCTGTTCCACCGCGTCGCCGGCCGGCTCGACGGCAGCCCCACGCTCGTCATCATCGACGAAGGCTGGCTGGCGCTGGGATCGCCGGCCTTCGCCAAACAGCTATCGGAATGGCTGGTGACGCTGCGCAAGAAGAATGCGAGCGTCATCTTCGCCACCCAGTCGCTCGCCCAGATCGAGGGCAGCCCGATCGCGCCCGCCATCGTCGAGAGCTGCCCGACGCGCATCCTCCTGCCCAACGAGCGCGCGGCCGAGCCGCAGATCGCGGTGATCTACGAGCGGTTCGGGCTCAACGCGCGGCAGATCGAAATCCTCAGCCGGGCGACGCCCAAGCGCGATTATTACTGCCAGTCGCGGCGCGGCAACCGCCTGTTCGAGCTGGGGCTGGGTGAGGTCGCGCTGGCCTTCGCCGCCTCCTCCTCCAAGACAGACCAGCTCGCCATCGCCGGGATCATCGAAACCCACGGCGTAGACGCCTTTGCCGCCGAATGGCTGCGGCATCGCGGCTGCGCCTGGGCCGTCGAGCTTCTTCCTGAAGCCCATCGCCACCCCCACCAGGAGTTGCCCCTATGA
- the trbJ gene encoding P-type conjugative transfer protein TrbJ: MKSTILRRALTAGVLATSSIIGITASAPAHAQFGGIVYDPTNYAQNVLTAARSLQQINNQIQQIQQQATSLINEARNLASLPLSTVDTLQQQVRQTQQLLGQAQRIAYDVRNIQQAFEGRYKGTALTGTNAQMIANANARWEDSVGAFQDALQVQAGVVGNIDDARTTMNSLVTASQSATGALQAAQAGNQLLALQSQQLADLTAAVAAQGRAQSLDAARQAAIEAEGRERFRRFFGRN, from the coding sequence ATGAAGTCCACCATCCTGCGCCGCGCCCTTACGGCCGGCGTTCTCGCCACGTCGAGCATCATCGGCATCACCGCGTCCGCACCAGCGCACGCGCAGTTCGGCGGGATTGTCTATGATCCCACCAACTACGCGCAGAACGTGCTGACCGCCGCCCGGTCGCTGCAACAGATCAACAACCAGATTCAGCAAATCCAGCAGCAGGCGACCAGCCTCATCAACGAGGCGCGCAATCTCGCTTCGCTGCCGCTCTCGACGGTCGACACGCTCCAGCAGCAGGTCCGGCAGACGCAGCAGCTGCTCGGACAGGCCCAGCGCATCGCCTACGATGTTCGGAACATCCAGCAGGCGTTCGAGGGCCGCTACAAGGGAACCGCGCTCACCGGCACCAACGCGCAGATGATCGCCAACGCCAATGCGCGCTGGGAGGACAGCGTCGGCGCGTTCCAGGACGCCTTGCAGGTGCAGGCGGGCGTGGTCGGCAATATCGACGACGCCCGCACCACGATGAACAGCCTGGTCACGGCCAGCCAGTCCGCGACCGGCGCGCTCCAGGCGGCGCAGGCGGGCAACCAGCTTCTCGCCCTGCAATCGCAGCAGCTCGCCGACCTCACCGCCGCCGTCGCCGCGCAAGGCCGGGCGCAGTCGCTCGACGCCGCGCGACAGGCCGCGATCGAGGCGGAAGGGCGCGAACGCTTCCGCCGCTTCTTCGGCCGCAACTGA
- the trbK-alt gene encoding putative entry exclusion protein TrbK-alt: MSRNAKIAGVAALGGIMLAVALAGLREPNDPPLGAVLPTIEQGEQQKRLTRELERCASLTMPDSGCEQAWAANRRRFFGKDSDAPATAGNASLPAAYNSAGSDGSRANEAIRPELPGNFVADQAGSTAP, translated from the coding sequence ATGTCCCGCAACGCCAAGATCGCCGGTGTCGCAGCGCTCGGCGGCATCATGCTGGCCGTCGCGCTTGCTGGCTTGCGTGAACCGAACGACCCGCCCCTCGGCGCGGTCCTTCCTACCATTGAGCAGGGAGAGCAACAGAAGCGGCTGACGCGCGAACTGGAGCGTTGCGCTTCGCTCACCATGCCGGATTCCGGGTGCGAGCAGGCATGGGCGGCGAACCGCCGCCGCTTCTTCGGAAAGGATAGCGACGCGCCCGCGACGGCCGGGAATGCATCGCTCCCCGCCGCCTACAATAGCGCGGGCAGCGATGGCAGCCGGGCGAACGAGGCTATCCGGCCGGAGCTGCCCGGCAACTTTGTCGCCGATCAGGCCGGGAGCACCGCGCCATGA
- the trbL gene encoding P-type conjugative transfer protein TrbL — protein MSDTGIVDTFLDTFSTYIDSGFGLLGGEVGFLSSTLIAIDVTIAGLFWAWGADEDVIQRLVRKTLYIGAFAFIIGNFQSLATIVFESFAGLGLKASGGTLTIGEFMKPSTIAAKGLDAAQPLIDAAEAFSSLWAVFANLAIIVVLLLSYLIVILAFFFMAGQVFVTLIEFKLVTLAGFVLLPFAFWNRTSFMAEKVLGHIVSSGIKVLVLAVIIGIGTTLFSTFTVTIGPEPNARQVLGIALGALSLLGLSIFGPGIANGIVSGGPQLGAGAAAGTVLAAGGALVGGAAAAKLGLGAAASTIGATGRMTGAAARGGARMAGGAAGAYSVGSFGRSGAGAVAGGMAAVGQKAASGAASAAFSPLRRMAGKAGASMKDNFRTGARAGLGAAPASGSSAPAAPASAQPAWALAMKNRQSASHGATVLAHTMKAGDSHGGGAGPDVKERE, from the coding sequence ATGAGCGATACCGGCATCGTCGATACCTTCCTCGACACCTTCTCCACCTACATCGATTCCGGCTTCGGCCTGCTTGGCGGCGAGGTCGGCTTCCTATCGTCGACGCTGATCGCGATCGACGTGACCATCGCCGGGCTATTCTGGGCCTGGGGCGCCGACGAGGACGTGATCCAGCGGCTGGTCAGGAAAACCCTCTATATCGGCGCCTTCGCCTTCATCATCGGCAATTTCCAGTCGCTTGCGACGATCGTGTTCGAGAGCTTCGCCGGGCTGGGCCTCAAAGCGAGCGGCGGCACGCTGACAATCGGCGAGTTCATGAAGCCGAGCACCATTGCCGCCAAAGGGCTGGATGCGGCGCAGCCGCTGATCGACGCGGCCGAGGCGTTCAGCAGCCTGTGGGCGGTATTCGCGAATCTCGCGATCATCGTCGTGCTGCTGCTGTCCTACCTGATCGTCATCCTCGCCTTCTTCTTCATGGCCGGGCAGGTCTTCGTGACGCTGATCGAGTTCAAGCTGGTGACGCTGGCCGGGTTCGTCCTGCTCCCGTTCGCCTTCTGGAACCGCACCTCGTTCATGGCCGAAAAGGTGCTGGGGCATATCGTCTCCAGCGGGATCAAGGTGCTCGTGCTCGCCGTCATCATCGGGATCGGCACGACCTTGTTCAGCACGTTCACGGTCACGATCGGACCCGAGCCCAACGCGCGGCAGGTTCTGGGAATCGCGCTCGGCGCGCTGTCGCTGCTCGGCCTGTCGATCTTCGGCCCCGGCATCGCCAACGGCATCGTCTCGGGCGGCCCGCAGCTCGGCGCGGGCGCAGCGGCCGGAACCGTGCTGGCGGCAGGCGGCGCGCTGGTCGGTGGCGCAGCCGCCGCGAAGCTGGGCCTGGGCGCTGCCGCCTCGACCATAGGCGCGACCGGCCGGATGACCGGCGCCGCCGCACGAGGCGGCGCGCGCATGGCTGGCGGCGCAGCGGGCGCTTACAGCGTCGGCTCGTTCGGCAGGAGCGGCGCGGGCGCGGTGGCGGGCGGCATGGCCGCTGTCGGACAGAAGGCGGCGAGTGGCGCTGCCAGTGCCGCGTTCTCGCCGCTGCGCCGGATGGCCGGAAAAGCCGGCGCATCCATGAAGGATAACTTCCGCACGGGCGCCCGCGCCGGCCTCGGTGCTGCGCCCGCATCGGGAAGCTCCGCGCCCGCAGCCCCGGCTTCCGCTCAGCCCGCATGGGCCTTGGCCATGAAGAACCGCCAGTCCGCCAGTCACGGCGCGACCGTGCTCGCCCACACGATGAAGGCCGGCGACAGCCACGGCGGCGGCGCCGGTCCCGACGTCAAGGAAAGGGAATGA